In one Brassica oleracea var. oleracea cultivar TO1000 chromosome C9, BOL, whole genome shotgun sequence genomic region, the following are encoded:
- the LOC106317642 gene encoding putative FBD-associated F-box protein At5g53635: MVGQKEAKHACFKGLRLRFKEDIISQLPDPLICHILYHLPLQEAVKTSVLSTRWRSLWLWVPRLELNSQDFTDLNAFVSFGNMFFNSDRASCIHKLKLTITIGEIDNDASYVSSWIDAAIKRKVQHLDLHWCGVSNFFTKPLKLYNSETLVDLKLSEVLLDDAKFVYLPCLKTLHLEDNCYPNEATFEKLVSSCPVLEELNLIIHEEDTKTFRLQSRSLKKLNLVRAYFHFRSSDPGVVIDAPLLCCLSIYDYASESFIVNNLESIAKIDISLLFGSGVFDERKRSNVHSFLLGITRVTDMTLCANTFEIICGQYSELDLLPRFGYMSHLHVTSRISDLKWLPTFLDSCPNVKSLVLSWFCDYEKMISEEMSFPFVPQCMLSSLEYVDFKVRILGLAAEMKLIRYFIENSAFLKRLTLRLVGNSARDNYTLKELLRIPRGSTNCEVVIL, translated from the exons ATGGTTGGTCAAAAGGAAGCGAAGCACGCTTGTTTCAAAGGGTTGCGTCTGAGGTTTAAGGAAGATATAATAAGCCAGCTACCAGATCCTTTGATATGTCACATACTTTATCATCTTCCTTTACAGGAAGCTGTTAAGACTAGCGTTTTGTCCACCCGATGGAGAAGCCTCTGGCTTTGGGTTCCTCGTTTGGAACTTAACTCCCAAGACTTCACAGATCTAAACGCCTTTGTGAGTTTTGGCAACATGTTTTTCAACTCCGATAGGGCTTCATGCATACACAAACTCAAGTTAACTATTACTATTGGGGAAATTGACAATGATGCTTCCTATGTCTCGTCCTGGATTGATGCAGCTATCAAGCGTAAGGTCCAACATCTAGATTTACATTGGTGTGGAGTGTCCAACTTCTTTACCAAACCCTTAAAGTTGTATAACAGTGAGACTTTGGTAGACTTAAAACTCTCTGAAGTACTCTTGGATGATGCCAAGTTTGTTTACTT ACCTTGTCTAAAGACTCTGCATTTAGAAGATAATTGCTATCCCAATGAAGCCACTTTTGAGAAACTTGTGTCATCATGCCCTGTCCTTGAAGAGTTAAATCTTATTATTCATGAGGAGGATACAAAAACCTTTAGGCTGCAGTCTCGGTCACTAAAGAAGCTCAATTTAGTACGAGCTTATTTTCACTTTCGTTCTTCTGATCCGGGAGTTGTGATTGATGCTCCTCTACTATGTTGTTTGAGCATTTACGATTATGCATCAGAAAGCTTTATAGTAAACAACTTGGAGTCCATTGCCAAGATAGATATTTCTCTCCTCTTTGGTTCGGGGGTTTTTGATGAACGCAAGAGAAGTAACGTCCACAGTTTTCTCCTCGGGATCACTAGGGTCACGGATATGACGCTATGTGCCAACACTTTCGAG ATAATCTGTGGTCAATATTCAGAATTAGATCTGCTGCCTCGTTTTGGTTACATGTCCCACCTGCATGTTACTTCACGTATATCCGATTTGAAATGGTTACCAACCTTTCTTGACAGCTGCCCGAACGTAAAGTCTCTCGTCTTG AGTTGGTTTTGTGATTATGAGAAAATGATCTCTGAGGAAATGAGTTTTCCATTTGTACCTCAGTGCATGTTATCGTCTCTAGAGTATGTTGATTTTAAAGTCCGAATCTTGGGACTCGCGGCAGAGATGAAGCTAATAAGGTACTTTATAGAGAATTCAGCATTTCTCAAGAGACTTACTCTACGTTTGGTGGGTAATTCAGCTAGAGATAATTATACTCTCAAAGAACTTCTCCGAATCCCAAGAGGCTCTACCAATTGTGAAGTCGTTATCCTTTGA